One stretch of Luteitalea sp. DNA includes these proteins:
- a CDS encoding fructose-bisphosphate aldolase — protein MALYAFDGTWNSDKPGAERDTNVRKFCEAYQGAKFYLAGVGTRFGNVGKIAGGITGAGGRSRVKKMLEHVRSHARSGDTQLDVIGFSRGAALALHFANAVEQEGEQLTGTAAPRIRFLGLWDTVPSFGLPSVRLNIGWDLDLPDNVVKCFHALALDERRHTFRLHRLEAKVADAMQEGRLFEVWFRGVHSDVGGGNKNPGLSTIALNWMFAKAVACGLPIEGDAVAKNAARLRPERPISVHEYDLVKGRFRTVRWNDQVHYSVAFRNDTRQRQYNNAPENVVLVNDEGVEVGRFLRAAA, from the coding sequence ATGGCTCTCTATGCCTTCGATGGAACCTGGAACTCCGACAAGCCGGGTGCCGAGCGAGACACGAACGTCCGAAAGTTCTGCGAGGCGTACCAGGGCGCGAAGTTCTACCTCGCTGGCGTCGGCACCCGCTTCGGGAACGTGGGCAAGATCGCCGGAGGAATCACTGGCGCCGGAGGACGCAGCCGCGTCAAGAAGATGCTGGAGCATGTTCGCTCCCACGCCCGCTCGGGCGATACACAGTTGGACGTCATTGGTTTCAGCCGCGGCGCGGCGCTCGCCCTCCACTTCGCCAACGCGGTCGAGCAGGAAGGCGAGCAGCTCACGGGCACTGCTGCGCCTCGGATCCGCTTCCTGGGCCTGTGGGACACGGTGCCGTCGTTCGGCTTGCCTAGCGTTCGGCTCAACATCGGGTGGGACCTCGATCTCCCAGACAATGTCGTCAAATGCTTTCACGCGTTGGCGCTGGACGAGCGTCGCCACACCTTCAGGCTGCATCGCCTCGAGGCGAAGGTTGCGGACGCGATGCAGGAAGGCCGGCTCTTCGAGGTCTGGTTCCGCGGTGTGCACTCGGATGTAGGTGGTGGCAACAAGAATCCGGGCTTGTCGACCATCGCGCTCAACTGGATGTTCGCGAAGGCAGTGGCATGCGGCCTACCGATCGAGGGAGATGCCGTCGCCAAGAACGCGGCGCGGCTGCGTCCAGAGCGGCCGATCTCGGTGCACGAATACGACCTCGTCAAGGGAAGGTTTCGTACCGTGCGCTGGAATGATCAGGTGCATTATTCCGTGGCCTTTCGCAACGATACGCGGCAGCGCCAGTACAACAACGCGCCGGAGAACGTGGTGCTCGTGAATGACGAGGGCGTCGAGGTGGGCAGGTTCTTGCGGGCCGCGGCCTAA
- a CDS encoding DUF1624 domain-containing protein translates to MLCTMAPPLNAPSGTDRSAGEGKARARKDSSRAASHRLTTPGGERLVALDVFRGLTMAAMVVVNNPGDWGHVYPPLLHAPWHGWTPTDLVFPFFLFMVGVSITLSRKTASWTGILRRTLLLIGIGLFLNAYPRFDLAHLRWPGVLQRIGLCYGAAAALLKLQGFERPERNRGAIARNMALAVVGLLLGYWAVMVMVPGSFGTTGDLSLEGNVAARIDRALLAGHIYRPAYDPEGLVSTLPAIGTTLLGVLGGFWLRAPRSVAGRSGGFLVAGAGLLVMGSLWDLWLPINKPLWTGSYVLLTAGLAAMFLGACLWLIDVRGWRIWTRPFVILGRNALVLYVLSGLLADTLSIIHIGGGEAAPSLGTLIYQRAFVPLASPYNSSLLFALANLAVLFVILWWLHRRRLWLRV, encoded by the coding sequence ATGCTCTGCACCATGGCTCCACCGCTGAATGCGCCTTCCGGGACAGACCGCTCCGCGGGAGAAGGAAAGGCTCGCGCGCGAAAGGATTCAAGTCGAGCTGCGTCACACCGGTTGACCACGCCCGGTGGGGAACGGCTGGTCGCACTGGACGTCTTTCGCGGGCTGACGATGGCGGCGATGGTCGTCGTGAACAATCCTGGTGACTGGGGCCACGTGTACCCGCCGCTGCTGCACGCACCTTGGCACGGCTGGACGCCTACCGATCTCGTCTTTCCCTTCTTCTTGTTCATGGTTGGGGTCTCCATCACGTTGTCGCGGAAGACAGCCAGCTGGACCGGCATCTTACGGCGGACACTCCTGTTGATTGGAATCGGCCTGTTCCTGAACGCCTATCCTCGCTTCGACCTCGCGCACCTGCGGTGGCCAGGCGTGTTGCAGCGTATCGGGCTCTGCTACGGTGCGGCGGCGGCTCTACTGAAGCTTCAAGGCTTCGAGCGGCCAGAACGCAACAGAGGAGCGATAGCCCGGAACATGGCGCTGGCCGTGGTCGGGCTCCTCCTTGGATATTGGGCGGTAATGGTGATGGTGCCGGGCTCCTTCGGGACGACCGGTGATCTGTCGCTCGAGGGTAATGTTGCTGCGCGCATCGATCGAGCGCTCCTGGCTGGACACATCTATCGCCCTGCCTACGATCCCGAGGGCTTGGTGAGCACGCTTCCTGCGATCGGCACGACGCTGCTGGGCGTGCTCGGTGGGTTCTGGCTGCGCGCCCCTCGGTCGGTGGCAGGTCGGAGCGGCGGGTTCCTGGTGGCGGGCGCTGGGCTCTTGGTGATGGGCTCGCTCTGGGATCTCTGGCTCCCGATCAACAAGCCGTTGTGGACCGGCTCGTACGTGCTGCTCACGGCTGGTCTCGCGGCGATGTTCCTTGGGGCGTGTCTCTGGCTGATCGACGTAAGGGGTTGGCGCATCTGGACGAGGCCGTTCGTGATTCTCGGTCGGAACGCGCTGGTGCTGTACGTGCTGTCGGGGCTATTGGCGGACACCTTGTCGATCATCCACATCGGGGGTGGAGAAGCCGCCCCGTCGCTGGGCACGTTGATCTATCAGCGCGCGTTCGTACCGCTGGCCTCGCCCTACAACTCCTCGCTGCTGTTTGCCCTTGCGAACCTCGCCGTCCTCTTCGTCATCCTCTGGTGGCTGCATCGGCGGCGGTTGTGGCTGAGGGTGTGA